In Streptomyces thermolilacinus SPC6, a single genomic region encodes these proteins:
- a CDS encoding pseudouridine synthase: MRSSSGRNSSGNNGGSRGGNSGGRGSSGGRGNYRGAGNSRDDRRQGGANPRRPRPEERTYDVGGGPAEAPRRGRGAAARGGAKGGPRQSPQRGGGRTTPARPRELDARIEERNRERYANKPQRPVQPEQEGERLQKVLARAGYGSRRACEELIEDARVEVNGSIVVEQGLRVDPEKDEIKVDGLTVATQSYQFFALNKPAGVVSTMEDPDGRQCLGDYVTNRETRLFHVGRLDTETEGIILLTNHGELAHRLTHPKYGVKKTYLAAVTGPLPREVGKLLKDGIQLEDGYARADHFRVVEQVGKNYLVEVVLHEGRKHIVRRMLAEAGFPVDKLVRTAFGPIQLGDQKSGWLRRLTNTEVGMLMKEVGL, encoded by the coding sequence ATGCGAAGCAGCAGCGGCAGGAACAGCAGCGGAAACAACGGCGGGAGCCGTGGTGGCAACAGCGGCGGCCGCGGCAGCAGCGGCGGCCGCGGCAACTACCGGGGTGCCGGTAACAGCCGCGACGACCGCCGGCAGGGCGGCGCCAATCCGCGCCGCCCCCGCCCCGAGGAGCGCACCTACGACGTGGGCGGCGGCCCCGCCGAGGCTCCCCGGCGCGGACGGGGCGCGGCGGCCCGTGGCGGCGCCAAGGGCGGCCCCCGCCAGTCCCCCCAGCGCGGCGGCGGCCGCACGACCCCGGCGCGCCCGCGCGAGCTGGACGCCAGGATCGAGGAGCGCAACCGCGAGCGGTACGCCAACAAGCCGCAGCGGCCGGTGCAGCCGGAGCAGGAGGGCGAGCGCCTCCAGAAGGTCCTCGCCCGCGCCGGGTACGGTTCGCGCCGCGCCTGCGAGGAGCTGATCGAGGACGCCCGCGTCGAGGTCAACGGCTCGATCGTGGTCGAGCAGGGCCTGCGGGTGGACCCGGAGAAGGACGAGATCAAGGTGGACGGGCTGACCGTCGCCACGCAGTCGTACCAGTTCTTCGCGCTGAACAAGCCCGCCGGTGTCGTCTCCACCATGGAGGACCCCGACGGTCGGCAGTGCCTCGGCGACTACGTCACCAACCGCGAGACGCGCCTCTTCCACGTGGGGCGGCTCGACACGGAGACCGAGGGCATCATCCTGCTCACCAACCACGGCGAGCTGGCCCACCGCCTCACGCACCCCAAGTACGGCGTGAAGAAGACGTACCTGGCCGCCGTCACCGGCCCCCTCCCGCGCGAGGTCGGCAAGCTGCTCAAGGACGGCATCCAGCTGGAGGACGGCTACGCCCGCGCCGACCACTTCAGGGTGGTCGAGCAGGTCGGCAAGAACTACCTGGTCGAGGTCGTGCTCCACGAGGGGCGCAAGCACATCGTGCGCCGCATGCTCGCCGAGGCGGGCTTCCCCGTGGACAAGCTGGTCCGCACCGCCTTCGGCCCCATCCAGCTGGGCGACCAGAAGTCGGGCTGGCTGCGCCGTCTGACCAACACCGAGGTCGGCATGCTGATGAAGGAAGTCGGCCTGTAG
- a CDS encoding NUDIX hydrolase: MPAQVPDGYDPRAFEPFAVTVDLAVFTLRDERLHVLLVRRGEEPYRGRWALPGGFVRPRESADTAARRELAEETGLAEATAAHLHLEQLRTYSEPDRDPRMRVVSVAYAALGPGLPEPRGGGDASDARWVPYAAQGPLAFDHDAILADAHDRVGAKLEYSCLATAFCPPEFTLGELRQVYEAVWGVPLDRPNFRRKVLATPGFVRPVEGPPRLTGGRGKPAALYRAGDATALHPPLLRPARPERRETTA, from the coding sequence ATGCCAGCCCAGGTGCCCGACGGCTACGACCCGCGCGCCTTCGAACCCTTCGCGGTCACGGTGGACCTCGCCGTCTTCACCCTGCGCGACGAGCGGCTGCACGTCCTGCTCGTCCGGCGCGGCGAGGAGCCGTACCGGGGCCGCTGGGCCCTGCCGGGCGGGTTCGTCAGGCCCCGGGAGTCCGCCGACACCGCCGCCCGCCGCGAACTCGCCGAGGAGACCGGCCTGGCCGAGGCGACCGCCGCCCACCTCCACCTGGAGCAGCTGCGCACCTACAGCGAACCGGACCGCGATCCGCGCATGCGGGTCGTCTCCGTCGCGTACGCCGCGCTCGGCCCCGGCCTGCCCGAGCCGCGCGGCGGCGGCGACGCGTCCGACGCCCGCTGGGTCCCGTACGCCGCCCAGGGCCCGCTCGCCTTCGACCACGACGCGATCCTCGCCGACGCCCACGACCGCGTCGGCGCCAAGCTCGAGTACAGCTGCCTCGCCACCGCCTTCTGCCCGCCCGAGTTCACCCTCGGCGAGCTGCGGCAGGTGTACGAGGCCGTGTGGGGCGTCCCGCTGGACCGCCCCAACTTCCGGCGCAAGGTCCTCGCCACGCCCGGCTTCGTCCGGCCCGTGGAAGGCCCGCCGCGCCTCACCGGCGGACGGGGGAAACCGGCCGCGCTCTACCGGGCGGGCGACGCGACCGCCCTCCACCCACCACTGCTGCGGCCGGCACGGCCGGAACGACGGGAGACCACCGCATGA
- a CDS encoding ADP-ribosylglycohydrolase family protein — protein MTTDTTAAAPARRTTKRAATGTLVGLALGDAMGLPTEFIDIPRITSWYGPWRELPLPEPARVTDDTQMTLAVGRALRTAMEHGPLTPGRFAEPLREEYVAWARSPENNRAPGRTCLVACGMLAADGPWQGASQTGSKGCGANMRVAPVGLVPGLTEEQRAGAAQLQAALTHGHPTALAASDLTAHAVHLLAEGAEPLGLVGLLRSYAYENRSRYHETWLGDLWTRAHDPSPRHFVERGWDECLAVLERVAAALRTANPETDPCLLTGEGWIAEEALATALVCFLMFPQEPLTALRRAACTSGDSDSIACLAGAFAGAHLGVSAWPEAWAGRVEYRADLVTLGALWDA, from the coding sequence ATGACCACCGACACCACCGCCGCCGCCCCCGCCCGGCGCACCACCAAGCGGGCCGCCACCGGCACCCTCGTCGGCCTCGCGCTCGGCGACGCGATGGGCCTGCCCACCGAGTTCATCGACATACCGAGGATCACCAGCTGGTACGGCCCCTGGCGCGAACTGCCGCTGCCCGAGCCCGCCCGCGTCACCGACGACACGCAGATGACCCTCGCCGTCGGCCGCGCCCTGCGCACCGCCATGGAGCACGGCCCCCTCACCCCCGGGCGGTTCGCCGAGCCCCTGCGCGAGGAGTACGTCGCCTGGGCCCGCTCGCCCGAGAACAACCGCGCCCCCGGCCGCACCTGCCTCGTCGCCTGCGGGATGCTGGCCGCCGACGGCCCCTGGCAGGGCGCCAGCCAGACCGGCTCCAAGGGCTGCGGCGCCAACATGCGGGTCGCGCCCGTCGGCCTCGTACCCGGCCTCACCGAGGAACAGCGCGCCGGAGCCGCCCAGTTGCAGGCCGCCCTGACGCACGGGCACCCCACCGCGCTCGCCGCGTCCGACCTGACCGCCCACGCCGTGCACCTGCTGGCGGAGGGGGCCGAGCCGCTCGGCCTGGTCGGGCTGCTGCGCTCGTACGCGTACGAGAACCGCTCCCGCTACCACGAGACGTGGCTCGGCGACCTGTGGACCCGCGCCCACGACCCCTCACCGCGCCACTTCGTCGAGCGCGGCTGGGACGAGTGCCTCGCCGTCCTCGAACGGGTCGCCGCCGCCCTGCGCACCGCCAACCCCGAGACCGACCCGTGCCTGCTCACCGGCGAGGGCTGGATCGCCGAGGAGGCGCTCGCCACCGCGCTGGTGTGCTTCCTGATGTTCCCGCAGGAACCGCTCACCGCCCTGCGCCGGGCCGCCTGCACCAGCGGCGACTCCGACTCGATCGCCTGCCTCGCGGGCGCCTTCGCCGGGGCCCACCTGGGCGTCTCGGCCTGGCCCGAGGCGTGGGCCGGGCGCGTCGAGTACCGCGCGGACCTCGTCACGCTCGGCGCGCTCTGGGATGCTTGA
- a CDS encoding nucleotidyltransferase domain-containing protein — translation MIEHLDLSSVVAEQPDPLLFATVSGAHLYGFPSRDSDVDLRGVHLLPVEALIGLREAEETRSRMWVRDGVEMDLVTHDLRKFVRLMLRRNGYVLEQLLSPLVVHTSGLHAELAALAPDVVTTHHAHHYRGFACTQWRLFEKNDELKALLYTFRALLTGIHLMRSGEVVAHLPTLCGTVGEAPAYLGELIAAKAEAEHAPAAGTDPERLRADVEALHRTLDEARDASALPDAVTGAYDALHDLVVRARLGQHVQG, via the coding sequence GTGATCGAGCACCTGGACCTCTCCTCCGTCGTCGCCGAGCAGCCCGACCCCCTGTTGTTCGCGACCGTCTCCGGCGCGCACCTGTACGGATTCCCGTCCCGCGACTCGGACGTGGACCTGCGCGGGGTGCACCTGCTGCCCGTGGAAGCGCTGATCGGGCTGCGCGAGGCGGAGGAGACCCGGTCCAGGATGTGGGTGCGGGACGGCGTGGAGATGGACCTCGTCACGCACGACCTGCGCAAGTTCGTCCGCCTGATGCTGCGGCGCAACGGCTACGTGCTGGAACAGCTGCTGTCGCCGCTCGTCGTCCACACGAGCGGCCTCCACGCCGAACTGGCCGCTCTCGCCCCGGACGTGGTCACCACCCACCACGCCCATCACTACCGGGGCTTCGCCTGCACCCAGTGGCGTCTGTTCGAGAAGAACGACGAGCTGAAGGCGCTGCTGTACACCTTCCGCGCCCTGCTGACCGGCATCCACCTGATGCGGTCGGGCGAGGTCGTCGCGCATCTGCCGACCCTGTGCGGGACGGTCGGCGAGGCCCCCGCGTACCTGGGCGAGCTGATCGCCGCCAAGGCGGAGGCCGAGCACGCCCCCGCCGCCGGGACCGACCCTGAGCGGCTGCGCGCCGACGTGGAGGCGCTGCACCGCACCCTGGACGAGGCCCGGGACGCCTCCGCGCTACCCGACGCCGTGACGGGGGCGTACGACGCGCTGCACGACCTCGTCGTCCGCGCCCGCCTCGGACAGCACGTCCAGGGCTGA
- a CDS encoding nucleotidyltransferase domain-containing protein: MPEHTITPEALVRDHTVYSCVMGSRAFGLATEGSDTDRRGVFLAPTPAQWRFTKPPTHVEGPAPEQFSWELERFCELALRGNPNILECLHSPLVEHVDDTGRELLDLRGAFLSRQVHETFTRYALSQRRKLEADVRRHGEPRWKHAMHQLRLLGACRNLLRTGELVIDVGDGRERLLAVRRGEVAWAEVEAWMVRLADESDAALASSPLPGEPDRARVEDFLFRTRLRSALDVLSEAGADDEVVQRVVRPRHGVG; this comes from the coding sequence ATGCCTGAGCACACGATCACGCCGGAAGCGCTCGTACGCGACCACACGGTCTACTCCTGCGTGATGGGCTCCCGGGCGTTCGGGCTGGCCACGGAGGGCAGCGACACGGACCGGCGCGGGGTGTTCCTCGCCCCGACCCCGGCACAGTGGCGGTTCACCAAGCCGCCCACGCACGTGGAGGGTCCGGCGCCCGAGCAGTTCAGCTGGGAGCTGGAGCGGTTCTGCGAGCTGGCGCTGCGCGGCAACCCGAACATCCTGGAGTGCCTGCACTCGCCGCTCGTGGAGCACGTCGACGACACGGGCCGCGAACTGCTGGACCTGCGCGGCGCGTTCCTGTCGCGGCAGGTGCACGAGACGTTCACCCGGTACGCGCTGTCGCAGCGCCGCAAGCTGGAGGCGGACGTACGGCGCCACGGCGAGCCCCGCTGGAAGCACGCCATGCACCAGCTGCGGCTGCTCGGTGCCTGCCGGAACCTGCTGCGCACCGGCGAGCTGGTCATCGACGTGGGCGACGGGCGGGAGCGGCTGCTCGCGGTGAGGCGCGGTGAGGTGGCGTGGGCCGAGGTGGAGGCGTGGATGGTGCGGCTCGCCGACGAGTCGGACGCGGCGCTGGCGTCGTCGCCGCTGCCCGGGGAGCCGGACCGGGCCCGGGTGGAGGACTTCCTGTTCCGGACCCGGCTGCGGTCAGCCCTGGACGTGCTGTCCGAGGCGGGCGCGGACGACGAGGTCGTGCAGCGCGTCGTACGCCCCCGTCACGGCGTCGGGTAG
- a CDS encoding Rieske (2Fe-2S) protein: MRQLPPGPSGPVTSRRTVLTGAVTAAAAAALTSACGDEGSGGRVLAPTSGIPVGGGRVFADEKVVVTQPAEGEFKAFSAVCTHQGCTVGSVTNGLINCPCHASRFRIADASVASGPATRPLPERKITVEDGSVRLL, translated from the coding sequence ATGCGTCAGCTTCCTCCCGGTCCGTCCGGTCCCGTGACCTCCCGCCGTACCGTCCTCACCGGTGCCGTGACCGCGGCCGCGGCGGCCGCCCTGACCTCGGCGTGCGGCGACGAGGGGAGCGGCGGGAGGGTGCTCGCGCCCACGTCCGGCATCCCGGTCGGCGGGGGCCGGGTCTTCGCGGACGAGAAGGTCGTGGTGACCCAGCCCGCCGAGGGCGAGTTCAAGGCGTTCTCGGCGGTCTGCACCCACCAGGGCTGCACGGTCGGCTCGGTGACGAACGGGCTGATCAACTGCCCGTGCCACGCCAGCCGGTTCCGGATCGCGGACGCGTCGGTCGCCTCCGGCCCGGCGACCCGGCCGCTGCCGGAGCGGAAAATCACCGTCGAGGACGGCAGCGTCCGGCTCCTGTGA
- a CDS encoding DUF952 domain-containing protein gives MIFHVVPLPEWAAEPALPYRPASLALEGFTHCSANAPAALAVADARYRDVPGTLLVLVVDEERLSAEVRWEESAAGVFPHVYGPLERAAVTAVLEVRRGPDGAALELVPWA, from the coding sequence ATGATCTTCCACGTCGTACCGCTGCCGGAGTGGGCCGCCGAGCCCGCGCTCCCCTACCGCCCCGCGTCCCTGGCCCTGGAGGGGTTCACGCACTGCTCGGCAAACGCCCCGGCTGCGCTGGCCGTCGCGGACGCGCGCTACCGGGACGTGCCGGGGACGCTGCTGGTGCTGGTGGTGGACGAGGAGCGGCTGTCGGCGGAGGTCCGCTGGGAGGAGTCGGCGGCCGGGGTGTTCCCGCATGTGTACGGGCCGCTGGAGCGGGCCGCCGTCACGGCCGTACTGGAGGTGCGCCGGGGCCCGGACGGGGCGGCGCTCGAACTCGTTCCCTGGGCGTAA
- a CDS encoding prephenate dehydrogenase — MRTAVVIGTGLIGTSVALALTDRGVTVHLADHDPDRARTAAARGAGTDTPPEGPVDLCVVAVPPAHVAATLADAMHAGTARGYLDVASVKGGPLRELEAMGADLSAYIGTHPMSGKEQSGPLAGSGDLFEGRPWVLTPTSDTHTEVLNLALELVALCRAVPVVMDADAHDRAVALVSHTPQLVSSMVAARLEQADETSVRLCGQGIRDVTRIAASDPRMWVDILSANPGPVADVLAALAADLDETVRSLRALDSADDDKRHEGVTGVEDVLRRGNTGRARVPGKHGTAPAAYETVAVLISDQPGELARIFADAGRAGVNIEDVRIEHATGQQAGVVQLMVAPSAAPLLAAALRERGWALRGTGS, encoded by the coding sequence GTGAGAACCGCCGTCGTCATCGGAACCGGGCTGATCGGCACGTCCGTCGCCCTCGCCCTCACCGACCGGGGCGTCACCGTCCACCTCGCCGACCACGACCCCGACCGGGCCCGCACCGCCGCCGCCCGGGGCGCCGGGACGGACACCCCGCCCGAGGGCCCCGTCGATCTGTGCGTGGTCGCCGTACCGCCCGCGCATGTCGCCGCCACCCTCGCCGACGCCATGCACGCCGGTACCGCGCGCGGCTACCTGGACGTGGCGAGCGTCAAGGGCGGACCGCTGCGGGAGCTGGAGGCCATGGGCGCCGACCTGTCCGCGTACATCGGCACGCACCCCATGTCCGGCAAGGAGCAGTCCGGGCCGCTCGCCGGCAGCGGCGACCTGTTCGAGGGCCGCCCCTGGGTCCTCACCCCCACCAGCGACACCCACACCGAGGTCCTCAACCTGGCGCTGGAGCTGGTCGCGCTGTGCCGGGCCGTGCCGGTCGTCATGGACGCCGACGCCCACGACCGTGCCGTGGCCCTCGTCTCGCACACCCCGCAGCTCGTCTCCTCGATGGTCGCCGCGCGCCTGGAGCAGGCCGACGAGACCTCCGTACGGCTGTGCGGGCAGGGCATCCGCGATGTGACGCGCATCGCCGCGTCCGACCCCCGCATGTGGGTCGACATCCTCTCCGCCAACCCCGGGCCCGTCGCCGACGTGCTCGCCGCGCTCGCCGCCGACCTGGACGAGACGGTCCGCTCCCTGCGCGCCCTCGACTCGGCCGACGACGACAAGCGCCACGAGGGCGTCACCGGCGTCGAGGACGTGCTGCGCCGGGGCAACACCGGTCGCGCCCGCGTCCCCGGCAAGCACGGCACGGCCCCCGCCGCGTACGAGACGGTCGCCGTCCTCATCAGCGACCAGCCGGGCGAGCTGGCGCGGATCTTCGCCGACGCCGGGCGGGCCGGGGTCAACATCGAGGACGTCCGCATCGAGCACGCCACCGGCCAGCAGGCGGGTGTGGTGCAGCTGATGGTCGCCCCGTCCGCCGCCCCGCTCCTCGCGGCCGCCCTCCGCGAACGCGGCTGGGCCCTGCGCGGCACGGGGAGCTGA
- the cmk gene encoding (d)CMP kinase, which produces MSDTVHSVIVAIDGPSGTGKSSTSKAVAAKLGLSYLDTGAQYRAITWWMITNGIDVDDAAAVADAAGKPVIVSGTDPSHPTITVDGLDASGPIRTQEVTSKVSAVSAVPEVRTRITGLQRSIAAAAPHGIVVEGRDIGTTVLPDADLKIFLTASPEARAARRAGELKGADVSATREALIKRDAADSTRKTSPLAKADDAVEVDTTELTLQQVIECVVTLVEEKRAAAK; this is translated from the coding sequence GTGTCCGACACCGTGCATTCCGTGATCGTCGCCATCGACGGCCCCTCCGGTACGGGCAAGTCGAGCACCTCCAAGGCCGTCGCCGCCAAGCTCGGCCTGAGCTACCTGGACACCGGCGCCCAGTACCGGGCGATCACCTGGTGGATGATCACCAACGGGATCGACGTGGACGACGCCGCCGCCGTGGCCGACGCCGCGGGCAAGCCCGTGATCGTCTCCGGCACCGACCCGTCCCACCCGACGATCACCGTCGACGGCCTGGACGCCTCCGGACCGATCCGCACCCAGGAGGTCACCTCCAAGGTCAGCGCCGTCAGCGCCGTACCCGAGGTGCGCACCCGGATCACCGGACTCCAGCGCTCCATCGCCGCCGCCGCCCCGCACGGCATCGTCGTCGAGGGCCGCGACATCGGCACGACCGTCCTCCCGGACGCCGACCTCAAGATCTTCCTCACCGCGTCCCCGGAGGCCCGCGCCGCCCGCCGCGCCGGTGAGCTGAAGGGCGCCGACGTCTCCGCCACCAGGGAAGCCCTGATCAAGCGGGACGCCGCCGACTCCACCCGCAAGACCTCCCCCCTCGCCAAGGCCGACGACGCCGTCGAGGTGGACACGACGGAGCTCACCCTCCAGCAGGTCATCGAGTGCGTGGTCACCCTCGTGGAGGAGAAGCGGGCGGCCGCCAAGTGA
- a CDS encoding lysophospholipid acyltransferase family protein encodes MYGLWKPRVLGAWRVPASGPVILAVNHAHALDGPMLMGTAPRPVHFLIKKEAFVGPLGPFLEGIGQLKVDRASADRTAITGALDVLAAGGVLGIFPEGTRGEGDFASLRAGLAYFAVRSGAPIVPVAVLGSGERRGRVIKALPPLRGRVDVVFGDAFEAGDGSGRRTRKALDDATVRIQERLTAHLENARRLTGR; translated from the coding sequence ATGTACGGGCTGTGGAAGCCGCGCGTGCTGGGCGCCTGGCGCGTACCGGCCTCCGGCCCCGTCATCCTCGCCGTCAACCACGCCCACGCCCTCGACGGCCCCATGCTCATGGGCACCGCGCCCCGGCCCGTGCACTTCCTGATCAAGAAGGAAGCGTTCGTCGGGCCGCTCGGCCCCTTCCTGGAGGGCATCGGCCAGCTCAAGGTCGACCGCGCGTCCGCCGATCGCACCGCGATCACCGGCGCCCTCGACGTGCTGGCCGCGGGCGGCGTCCTCGGGATCTTCCCCGAGGGCACCCGCGGCGAGGGCGACTTCGCGTCGCTGCGCGCCGGGCTGGCCTACTTCGCCGTACGGTCCGGCGCGCCGATCGTCCCGGTCGCCGTGCTGGGAAGCGGCGAGCGCCGCGGCCGGGTGATAAAGGCGCTGCCGCCCCTGCGCGGCCGTGTCGACGTCGTCTTCGGCGACGCCTTCGAGGCCGGTGACGGCAGCGGACGCCGCACGCGCAAGGCCCTCGACGACGCCACCGTACGCATCCAGGAGCGGCTCACCGCCCACCTGGAAAACGCCAGGCGCCTCACCGGGCGCTGA
- the der gene encoding ribosome biogenesis GTPase Der produces MNDQHDHGALGDAEYAEFMELAAEEGFDVADVEGAIEEAGHGPLPVLAVVGRPNVGKSTLVNRIIGRREAVVEDRPGVTRDRVTYEAEWAGRRFKVVDTGGWEQDVFGIDASVAAQAEFAIDAADAVVFVVDATVGATDTDEAVVKLLRRAGKPVVLAANKVDGPSAEADAAMLWSLGLGEPFPVSALHGRGTGDLLDEVLKALPEAPEQTFGTAVGGPRRIALIGRPNVGKSSLLNKVAGEERVVVNELAGTTRDPVDELIELGGKTWKFVDTAGIRKKVHLQEGADYYASLRTAAAVEKAEVAVVLIDTTESISVQDQRIITMAVEAGRALVIAYNKWDELDEERRYYLEREIETEMQQVAWAPRVNVSARTGRHMDRLVPAIETALAGWETRVPTGRLNAFLGELVAAHPHPIRGGKQPRILFGTQAGTKPPRFVLFASGFLEHGYRRFVERRLREEFGFDGTPIHISVRVREKRGRKK; encoded by the coding sequence ATGAACGACCAGCACGACCACGGGGCACTTGGCGACGCCGAGTACGCGGAGTTCATGGAGCTCGCCGCCGAAGAGGGCTTCGACGTCGCGGACGTGGAGGGCGCGATCGAGGAGGCCGGGCACGGCCCGCTCCCCGTCCTCGCCGTCGTCGGCCGCCCGAACGTCGGCAAGTCCACCCTGGTCAACCGGATCATCGGCCGCCGCGAGGCCGTCGTGGAGGACCGCCCCGGCGTCACCCGCGACCGCGTCACCTACGAGGCCGAGTGGGCGGGCCGCCGCTTCAAGGTGGTGGACACGGGCGGCTGGGAGCAGGACGTGTTCGGCATCGACGCGTCCGTCGCCGCCCAGGCCGAGTTCGCCATCGACGCGGCCGACGCGGTCGTCTTCGTCGTGGACGCCACCGTGGGCGCCACCGACACGGACGAGGCCGTCGTCAAGCTGCTGCGCCGCGCGGGCAAGCCCGTCGTGCTCGCCGCGAACAAGGTGGACGGCCCGTCCGCCGAGGCCGACGCCGCGATGCTGTGGTCCCTGGGCCTCGGCGAGCCGTTCCCGGTGTCCGCGCTGCACGGCCGGGGCACCGGTGACCTCCTGGACGAGGTCCTCAAGGCCCTGCCCGAGGCGCCCGAGCAGACCTTCGGCACCGCCGTCGGCGGCCCCCGCCGCATCGCGCTCATCGGCCGCCCGAACGTCGGCAAGTCGTCCCTCCTCAACAAGGTCGCGGGCGAGGAGCGGGTCGTCGTCAACGAGCTGGCCGGCACCACCCGCGACCCGGTGGACGAGCTGATCGAACTGGGCGGCAAGACCTGGAAGTTCGTGGACACGGCGGGCATCCGCAAGAAGGTCCACCTCCAGGAGGGCGCGGACTACTACGCGTCGCTGCGCACCGCCGCCGCCGTCGAGAAGGCCGAGGTGGCGGTCGTCCTGATCGACACGACCGAGTCCATCTCCGTCCAGGACCAGCGGATCATCACGATGGCCGTGGAGGCGGGCCGCGCGCTCGTCATCGCGTACAACAAGTGGGACGAGCTGGACGAGGAGCGCCGCTACTACCTGGAGCGGGAGATCGAGACGGAGATGCAGCAGGTGGCCTGGGCCCCGCGCGTCAACGTCTCCGCCCGCACCGGCCGCCACATGGACCGGCTCGTCCCGGCGATCGAGACCGCCCTCGCGGGGTGGGAGACCCGCGTCCCGACCGGCCGCCTCAACGCGTTCCTCGGCGAGCTGGTCGCCGCGCACCCGCACCCGATCCGCGGCGGCAAGCAGCCCCGCATCCTGTTCGGCACGCAGGCCGGTACGAAGCCGCCCCGGTTCGTGCTGTTCGCCTCGGGCTTCCTGGAGCACGGCTACCGCCGGTTCGTGGAGCGCCGCCTGCGCGAGGAGTTCGGCTTCGACGGGACGCCGATCCACATCTCCGTACGGGTGCGGGAGAAGCGCGGCCGCAAGAAGTAG
- a CDS encoding transglycosylase family protein, with product MPRGAEARAAQPSAAAHGSPPVSAPAASSADCPGDWPWGCVALCESSGRWNADTGNGFYGGLQFKQSTWEEFGGLKYARRADLATRAQQITVAQEVLRWQGWKAWPTCSRRYGLSGRYHTVEPGDSLSAMARRFRVAGGWQAVYEANRDVVGPDPDLIRPGQLLAIP from the coding sequence CTGCCGCGGGGCGCGGAGGCCCGCGCCGCCCAGCCGTCCGCCGCCGCGCACGGGTCGCCGCCCGTGTCCGCGCCCGCCGCCTCCTCCGCCGACTGCCCCGGCGACTGGCCCTGGGGGTGCGTCGCCCTCTGCGAGAGCAGCGGCCGCTGGAACGCCGACACCGGCAACGGCTTCTACGGCGGGCTGCAGTTCAAGCAGTCCACGTGGGAGGAGTTCGGGGGCCTGAAGTACGCGCGCCGCGCCGACCTGGCCACCCGCGCCCAGCAGATCACCGTCGCGCAGGAGGTGCTGCGCTGGCAGGGGTGGAAGGCGTGGCCGACGTGCTCGCGCCGGTACGGGCTCTCCGGCCGGTACCACACGGTCGAGCCGGGCGACTCGCTGAGCGCCATGGCCCGTCGCTTCCGCGTCGCGGGCGGCTGGCAGGCCGTGTACGAGGCGAACCGCGACGTGGTGGGCCCCGACCCCGACCTCATCCGCCCGGGCCAGCTGCTGGCCATCCCGTAG
- a CDS encoding DUF7919 family protein, with protein sequence MFYEDLSEYDYMTQDEFTDRESNFYALMYRPRHTRLAVGWLEAGRPYSTGPVPSGFVERLRAVQRVQWMNVCLGTHGCDLCPEEEAPEGNGEVRIPGRPGIAYTAPFLVTHYITVHGYRPPQEFVDAVLAVDPDAWAAARWPDVPFPWVPDDAAYLLE encoded by the coding sequence GTGTTCTACGAGGATCTCAGCGAGTACGACTACATGACCCAGGACGAGTTCACGGACCGGGAGTCGAACTTCTACGCGCTCATGTACCGCCCGAGGCACACCCGCCTGGCCGTCGGGTGGCTGGAAGCCGGGAGGCCGTACTCGACGGGACCGGTCCCCTCGGGGTTCGTGGAGAGGCTGAGGGCCGTCCAGCGGGTCCAGTGGATGAACGTCTGCCTCGGGACGCACGGCTGCGACCTGTGTCCGGAGGAAGAAGCTCCGGAAGGGAACGGAGAGGTGCGCATCCCGGGCCGGCCCGGCATCGCCTACACCGCTCCGTTCCTGGTCACGCACTACATCACCGTGCACGGCTACCGCCCGCCGCAGGAGTTCGTCGACGCCGTCCTCGCCGTCGATCCCGACGCGTGGGCCGCCGCGAGGTGGCCCGACGTGCCCTTCCCCTGGGTCCCGGACGACGCCGCGTACCTGCTGGAATGA